In Chiloscyllium plagiosum isolate BGI_BamShark_2017 chromosome 1, ASM401019v2, whole genome shotgun sequence, the sequence aacctggagaccctggtgctgtgaggcagcaatgctaaccactgagccaccgtgcttgtTGAAGCTAACAATAGAATTTCCGAAAACAACACGTTACCTGGGGTGAATGTCCACCAATAAAACCAAGGTCTGCATGGTGATAATGTCTATTCTTCTGCAGTGGAAGCGGGCAACCTTCAAGACTTTCAGGTACGTAAAGCACAGTATAACGAGAGAAAGCATAAAGCTGGTGGCATGAAAGACAATGGTAAAGACTGTAAACTGCCTTCTGTGCATCTCCTCTCGCAGATGCAGAGTACACGAAGCGTATCTGTTACTGAAGTCGACCCAGCTCAAGAAAGCCGCCACCACCGGAAAAGTGAGAGAGTGGACCCAGGTATAGCTCACCATGAGCACAGCGTCTTTGTACCTCATCTTACTGGCGTAGCTTAAGGGGAACACAACAGCAATCCACTTATCGATGCTCAAAGCGGCCATGCTCAGCATAGTGTTGGTGCTGAGGAATGTCTCCACAAAGCCAACTGTTTGACAGATGCAGTCGCCAAACGGCTGCTGTTTTTTGACAATCCCCAGCAGTGTGGCTGGCATATTCAGAACCGTGAGAAGCAGGTTGCAAAAGGACAAGTTCACGATAAATATGCCCGGCACTTGCTTGCGGATGTCCGAGCTGTAGATGAAGCATATCAAGACCAACAGGTTGGATAACAAGGAGACTATCAGCACCACAGCGATGAACAGCGCCACAACAACGTCTGCCAAGTCCATCTCTCAAAAGGTTACGCTATAGCAACAGGTCATAGCCCATGGTTTTTAAATCTCCTGAAATATCAGCAGCGCCGCTCATAACCTTCTTCCAAGTCCACGCTGCATCCTTCCCCAACACTTGCCCAAGAAAGCTACTCCAAACCGGAGCTGTGCACAGTGCAGGGAGAAGGGAGAGCAGGGGAGTTGAGACCCTCCGTTGAGCCGGGTTGCAGTCTCTGACAGTGACTGCACAAGGCGACCAGGTTCTCCCCTGCTCAATCCTGCCAGCCTCCCACTGCCTGGTGTACAACCAGCCGGGATGTTGATGCGTCCCCGCAGGCAGCGTTTGTCACCTCGACAGCGCCAGCTCCATCCAACAACACCGGCCGACTCATGCGCACAGGGACGCTCGATACGGAGATGCAGAACACCCCGAAGGGCATGGTAGACCCAGGGGGCAGGTAGCCCAGAGCGAGCTGGCAGTTGGCAAAGTGCTGTAGCCCGCTTCCCAACGCATCAGGCTGCTCTCCCAAGTCAAGAAGGCGCGCTCAGTCACTCCTCTTTGTGCTGGGGAGTTGTCTTGTAGCCTTTGAGCAGCCGCCCCTGCAAGACCTGGAGATAAGTGGGGGGGTTACTCGGTGCCGTTCAGGTGGGGCAGGGTGGGTGCACTAGAGTCGATGGAACTGGAGCGACGGGGGGAGGTGGTTAAGTTGACGCTGCCTCCCCTTGGCCGAGCGGGAGTTGGAAACGATCGTCCAGCTGCCGAGTTATTGGAAAGCCCTCGACATTCTCGCAATCAGCTAACACGCAGGCTGCATTAAAACACTGCGAATTGAATCTGCTTCAGTGATAGGCAGCCCAGGCATATTCACACAGCCGTGAGAGTGTTGCACCACCACCCTGCATTGGCAGCAACCACTTTACAATTGAATCCGATTGctaagagagagaacagttgtaGTGGGCTTGCTTAGGAAGCTGATCATTCTGCAACTGACTGGAAGGTCCAGTTTGAATGAATGGCTGCAACAGTTGATCAAAAATATAAAGGGAAGTGTTTTATTGGGGCCAGTGACTTTTCCTTCGCCCCAAGGTATTTAAATTGCGATGAATATTTCCGAAACTACtgattgcttaaaaaaaaaacattttccgcTTCATGGCCCCGCCAGTATTTCAGGCGCAATTGAATGAATTGTGGTGATTATTGAGTAGGAAATTTAACACCGACTGAGTTAAATAATGAAGGGAGCACGATCCAGTTCAGCTTGAATTGCAAAACAAACCAACACGGAGTCTGCAAAGTTAACTAACGGTTTAACCAAGGCAAATATTAACGTAAACCTGCAAATGTGAAACATAACGTTTACTGTAAAATGCATTACTGGTGTATTCCAATGGGGTTAAGGTGATTGATATTTCTACTGTTATAAATGTCGTTCAAATTAACTTATTAATAATGAACATTAGGTGAAAACAATCAAAGCAGCACACAAACTGAGAGAAGATAAATAAGCAAAGCAGGCATTTGAAGTAATCAAATATGTGAGGCACTTCATTTATCATTTTATAGCATATTGCATTGAATTGATTGTTTTGTTGGGAGAAAGTAACTTGCCAGGGTAAAGATTCTGGACTAAAACTAGgtttcacatttcacaatattGATGTTGTCTGCCCATTTACTTAATTATCTGCAAGAACAACTACATTTATGTAAATCCTTTAACAAAGTAGACatcccaaggtgtttcacaggagtgTCATTGCACAGGATATTGTGCCTAGCTATGGAAAAAAGACAAATGATTTGgtttgattcattattgtcacatgtactgagatacagtgaagcCTATTGTTTTGCTTGCTAACCAGACAAACGATGCCTTTCATAAGTGCATCAGGGGAACAGACCAGAATGTAAAAACCACagtgaaggtgcagagaaagatcaacactAATAAATGAACAAAAGTTGGTCAAAACAGTAAGCTTTACAGAGTGCCTTGAAGGAAGAGAGATTTAGGGTAAGAATTGCAGAACTTAGAGTCCAGACAATTGGGGGCCTAGCTGTcaatcctgatgaaaagcttatgttgattctcctgctcttctgatgctgcctgaccggttgtgcttttccagcaccacactttttgaccctgccTAGCTGCCAGTCATAGTACAATGAAAATTGAGGAGGTACAAGAGAGCAGAATGTTGGGAATGCAGAACAGAGTTATAGAATTGCAAAAGGCAAGAGTTTTTAAAGAATGAGACAATCAAGAGATTCAATAGCAAGGATTTTTAAATCAGGGGATTGTTTAACCGAGAGCCAAAGTAAATTAGCAGGTGCCTGACTACAGTGTACTTAGAATTGTTTATTCTATCTTAACTAATTCAATGAATAATCTTATTAAAGGTCTTTATTTCTTAcagatatacttccaagtcagtaTGATATGTGGCTTGGGagaaaacttgcagatgacagtgttcccatggatctgctgctctTGCCAATCTCCATGGTAGAGATCATCAGTTAGTGTTGTTGAGAGAGCCTTGTTGATTTATCTTGTATAAAGTGGAACGTTGCTTTCATTGTCTGTGTAGATGGtgaaaggaatgaatgttgaatgTGGTGGTTGTGGGTTAGCATCAAGGAGGCCATGTTGTGCTGTGTGATGTTCAACCTCTTAAGTGTTAGGCAGATTGAGCATGTTCTATCACACTTTTGGCTCCTACCTTGTTGATGATGGACAGTCATTGAGGAGacaagaggtgagttattcaccatgGAATATTTGacctctgatttgctcttgtagtTACAGTATTTATAAGGTAGGTTctcttcagtttcttgtcaatagtAATGCCATTGCATGTCTATTTTTCGTTAAGTATAACTCCAATAAGATAGATTGTCCCAGGATTCCCACTGACTGCAATTTTGCCTTGTTCAGTCAAATACTAACTTAACATCAAGGACAGTGATGTCTACTTTTGGGTCATCAGCTTTCTGTCTCATTATTTAAGTCTTTAATAAAACACTGAATAGTTACAGCCCAAACATGTGTTTTGGCGAAACCACAATAAAGTCGATGTACCTTTTATCCTTTCTACGTGTCTCCTACTTTGAGACAATTGGTCATCCAGGTCAACAATTTAACTTTAATATCTGTATGTAAACTGTAACTAACAATGTCTTATATGGAACTTTGTCTATTGCTTTTTGGACATTCATATAAGTAAGAACTGTAGCCATTATTCTGACTAGTGCTTTAGTCAACACATCATCAGTCTAGTCAGGAATCTTCATTATGCTTAATCATACTCTCTAGTAATTTCCTGACACCAGGTGATAGaataactggtctataattccccagtGGTCCTCATTATGTTAGAGGGTGACCCTTACAAATATCCAATTTAAACTAATGCTTCCTGAATCTAGAGAGCTCTAGAAGATAATATTTTGGCCAGCATCAATATTCTCACCTCTTTCAGATGGAAACCATCTGATCCTGGGGGTTTGTCACTCATACTTGCCATTACTGTTGTTTAGTCTCCATTTATTTTCATGAAATCCtgcctccaattcagaactttttTTGGGGTGTGGGGTTGGGATGGATTTCAGGTAAGCTAACCTTTCACTCTCAATACTAACGCAAagtaaaaacccaaagaactgtgaacactggaaatctgaaacgaaaatggaaattgctggaaaggtttggcaggtctggcagcatctgtgaagagaaatcagagttagcctTTTAGGTGCAGCGACCCTTCCTCCAAACtggtggtagctaggaaaaagtaaTGCAAAGTAATTATGCAACAGGTCCATCATTGTTGTCAAGGGATACACATTGCTCCTGATCACCCTTGCTTTCTGGATATAATTATtgaacttgctttttttttgtttttaaaaaccccTTGAACATTTTTTTCAAGCTCCCTTCTTATAGTTCTCCCTATTGGTTTTATCACTATTTGttgttctttgtagttttccCATCCACTAAAATCTATGCATCTATTTGCATGCTTACTTACTTTTTCAGCTTTATGTTGTCCCATCTCTTTTCTTTACTATGGCATTTTCTTCTTGTTAAGTAGAAATGTTGCCCTTCAGGGTATAAACTGATTGGGCATCACATTTGTTTATAATCTGcttccattcatctgttgttgtttCACTGATGTTACTGTGGACAGTCTCTGTCTTATTCAATTGAGGTCAGTGTTGTCTCAGTTTAGAATCTTAGCTGCTGTATTCTTTTCTTAAGCAAATGCCTGGCTAAAAAGAGCTTTAACTTTCTTCAAAACAATACTGTCAGAGATTTCATAATAATGAGATAAGTTGTAACCTTTTCTACAATATTTCAATGCCTATCTAACTTCAGCATAAGTTCACTATTGGTTTagtaaaacaaaatcattaattaatagaataatctgtttattttttatttgatcACAGGatatggtcagcacaacattaattacccatccctaattcccttCAGAAGGTGTGGCTTATAGTGATTTTAATGGggtcagccaagtggacatcATAGAATTTGAGTTCGCTGACtaaggctgttaacctggtctaatgagggagccctggctgacaggcataaacgggagtgtcagaggttctgttcactctgagagctggctctgagggaggtgGATCAGTGTCGAGGActctttaaataaatgtgaatggTGATGGGATGCCAGCTTCCGTGTAGTTATTTTAGggttaagctgccttcttgagacACTACAGACTTGAAGTATAGATAATACAGCACTGTTAGGAAaggtttccagaattttgaccaacTACAAGCAGCAAAGAGAGAATTCTATCTAGATTAGATGTAATTTATTCTCATAAAATGATAGCATGACAACTTATTAGTATTGACACTGAGGAAATAATGGTCACCTAAATGCAGAAATTAATTCAATTAAATCAATGCATTTTTCAACCATCTATCACTATCTTTCTCACAAATTCAAATGATCAAGACCCTACATAACTACCTAATATGACAAACATTACAATTTGCATTTTATAACATATTACTGCATTCTTTCTTAAAATGAgagacaattttaaaatcattttcatgTAAAATTCCCAAAATATAGTTGGCAACTACTTGTTCAAACAGGATGGATTACACAGAAGGAATGGCTGGATTTTGACGACCAGTGCATGTAGTCAGACATTTCCTGAGTTCTGCAAATTGTCTATATTACAGAGCATGAATTGCTGAACATCTTAAAACACATAGAGGCAGATAAATGCCTGGGACTTGATAAGGTGCATCCCAAGAatttgtaggaagctagggatcttactgctgggccacttgctgagatatttgtatcatcaatagcaaTGGGTGATGTACCAGAAGTCGGGAGGCTATCTGTTGTGGTGCCATtagttaagaaaggtggtaattaaaagccagggaactgtatattggttagcctgacatctgtggtgagtaagttgttgaaggggattttgagggacaggatttatatatatttggaaaggcaatatctgtttagggattgtcaacatggttttgtacgtgagaaatcatgtctcgctaacttgattgaggttgaCGAAGATGTGacagagaagattgatgaaagcGGAGCGATTGATATGATCTACATGGATCTCAGTAAGGTGTTCCATGAGGTTCTGCATGGCGGACTTGTGAGCAAGGTTTGAtcatatggaatccagggagacctagtcatttggatacaaaattggcttgaaggtaggatacagagggtggtggcggagggttgcttttcggaatggaggcctgtgaccagtgacgtCCCGCAATGATCAATgtagggtccactgcttttcaacatttatataaataatttcaaTGTAGATATTGGAGTATGACTAACAAGTTTTCAGCTGacaattggtggtatagtggagagtgaaggaggttatctcagattataatGAGACCTTGAGCAGATGAGCCGATgagccgaggagtgacagatggagtttacatAAAtctgagatgttgcattttgataaggcaaatcagggcaggccatatacacttaatggtggggtcctggggagtgttgctaaacaaagagaccttggattcatagttccttgaaagtggagtcgcagatagttaggatagtgaagaaggcatttggtatgcttgcctttattggtcagtgcattgagtataggtaagttggcaggtcatgttacggctgtacaggacattggttaggtcacttttggaacactgtgttccattctggtctccctgctgtaggaaagatgttgttaaacttgaaaaggcaCAGAAGAATTAGAAGGACGTTGCTtgttttggagggtttgagctatcgggagaggttgaataggctggggatattttccctggagctgaggggtgactttatagaggtttataacatcatgtggggcatggatagggtgaatagttaaagtctttttcccaggatgggatagtccaaaactagagggcataggtttagggtgagagaggaagatttaaaaggggtagttttttcactcagatggtagtgcgtgtatggaaggcgctgccagaggaaggatggaagctggtacaattacaacatataaatgTATATGAATTGGATGTGTTTAGTTGGATatggccaaacgctggcaaatgggactagatttaggatatgtggtcagcacggacggattggactaaaggatctggttctgtgctgtatacctctctGACTACAACAACCTGCTCTGTACAACAGTATCATCCAATGCTACTGCTGGTTTTTAATCTCTGCCAGTCAACCAaagcagagcagtggagggattgTTCTAACTCTCAATGACAGCTGTAGATATTTCTTCATGCGTAAAGCCtgggttattttaaaaaaatctttataaCAGTTATACAGATCTTGTCTGCCCTTCAAGAGTGCTTATACCTATTCCTTCAATTCATGAGTCCTAAATCATCAGTTAAGGTCATTGTGAGGGCCAAAATATAGTTGATTTCAGCACTAAGTTCAAATGTTTCTAACATTTCCTAGGAATATGATTCACTCCCTGCTGGCTGCCCCCTATCAGCACAATATTGGATCTGCTGTACATGGTCCCGCTAACCATTTTTAAATATCCAAGGAGTGCAGCAAATCTAACTCAGTGCACAGCTGAAGCTTGACTTTGGATAGCCAATCACTATGTTTTCAAGTTGCTCCCATTTGAAATCTGAAAGGTTCATTGTAGAACATTTTAGAAGCAGAGTTGTATATTATCAGCTGCTTCTTTACTACCTCACTAGGAAAGAGGCTGTCTGAAATAAAGATTGGCCATTGCAGAAAAGAAATTAATTGGGGAAATGCTTAGAGCCTCTATTTCATTGTATTATTTAGAATTAGAACTTGAAACCAATAATTATTTACAGAAACACTTTTGCACAGATACCGTTAGTAAGAGAAACACTCAGTGATTTTGCAGGGGCCAATCTGAACAAAAACTTTCATCACTGCCATAAATCTAGAGTCTTAAGTATTTACTTCTAAAATCTTACATCGGGTATATGCTTGCTTCCATGCTCCAATATCAACAAGGTTAAGGCATGAGCATTTGAACACATTCTGTGGTGAGATAATAAACAAtgcttgcatttggaaaggttttCTACACTTGCAAATGCACTGAGGAAACCACACTAATGCTTCCTGGAGAATTTGTTCTTAGAATAACAAGCATCTCTGCACATTAGCACCTGCA encodes:
- the LOC122554122 gene encoding G-protein coupled receptor 26-like, coding for MDLADVVVALFIAVVLIVSLLSNLLVLICFIYSSDIRKQVPGIFIVNLSFCNLLLTVLNMPATLLGIVKKQQPFGDCICQTVGFVETFLSTNTMLSMAALSIDKWIAVVFPLSYASKMRYKDAVLMVSYTWVHSLTFPVVAAFLSWVDFSNRYASCTLHLREEMHRRQFTVFTIVFHATSFMLSLVILCFTYLKVLKVARFHCRRIDIITMQTLVLLVDIHPSVKQRCLAEQKSRRQRATKKISIFIGSFIVCFAPYIITRLIELLPFVNINYYWAVLSKCLAYSKAASDPFVYSLLRQQYKRVLVNIVNRLLRKDFYPSSGHNSSLDTENDYCLQRV